One genomic segment of Cottoperca gobio chromosome 21, fCotGob3.1, whole genome shotgun sequence includes these proteins:
- the srpx gene encoding sushi repeat-containing protein SRPX isoform X1 has product MDMWPLVLLFVQLCFCSGYEGSGQYGNGDDEDWYSRRYKGTPWCAPIKVKHGDVSCRTPRGEHYRNVMGSRCKIRCKQGYESQSSEVVCMASKHWSSNYACREIRCPKLNMPANGGYKCSDGSYFNSRCEFFCSPGFSLKGHKTATCQHNKAWSAEVPTCVDMENPKIKCPNLKDKWAEPGKLTARMTWDKPEGVDTADGILTDVILKGKPSKSDFPEGLHKMSYTVFDRAGNKGSCRFTVRVRVRRCSSLFPPDNGYMKCGSDGDNYGATCEFTCTGGYELQGSAARVCQYGFTWSGTDTTCAAMNINVGVRTPAALLDQFYEKRRLLIISAPTAANHNYRFQMTNLQHAQCGLDLRHVTVIELVGTYPAQIGRIRHRLLPPPLALQLRLLLRISQRSFQMVLVDKQGMDKQRYPFPITAAELFTTIDTFPLRKDEMVLQQEAGQNCQ; this is encoded by the exons GGTCAGGACAATACGGCAACGGAGACGACGAGGACTGGTATTCTCGTAGATACAAAG GGACACCGTGGTGCGCTCCCATTAAGGTGAAACATGGGGACGTGAGCTGTCGCACACCCAGAGGAGAACACTACAGGAACGTGATGGGGTCTCGCTGTAAAATCCGCTGCAAGCAGGGATATGAGTCCCAGAGCTCCGAGGTGGTGTGTATGGCCAGCAAACACTGGTCCTCCAACTACGCCTGCCGCG AGATCCGCTGTCCCAAGCTGAACATGCCCGCTAACGGCGGCTACAAGTGTTCGGACGGCTCTTACTTCAACTCTCGCTGTGAGTTCTTCTGCTCCCCCGGATTCAGTCTGAAGGGCCATAAGACGGCAACCTGCCAGCACAACAAGGCATGGAGTGCTGAAGTCCCCACCTGTGTTG ATATGGAAAATCCAAAAATCAAGTGTCCTAATCTAAAGGATAAGTGGGCAGAACCAGGAAAACTGACAGCGAGGATGACCTGGGACAAACCAGAGGGTGTAGACACTGCAGATGGCATCCTTACAGA TGTTATCCTGAAAGGGAAACCTTCAAAATCAGACTTCCCAGAGGGGCTCCATAAGATGTCCTACACTGTGTTTGACCGTGCAGGGAACAAAGGATCCTGTCGCTTCACTGTCAGAGTGCGAG TGCGCCGCTGCAGCTCACTGTTTCCCCCAGACAACGGTTATATGAAGTGTGGCAGTGACGGCGACAACTACGGTGCCACTTGTGAGTTCACTTGCACCGGCGGCTACGAGCTGCAGGGCAGCGCTGCCAGAGTGTGTCAGTATGGATTCACCTGGTCTGGCACAGACACAACCTGCGCTG CCATGAACATTAACGTGGGAGTGCGCACGCCTGCTGCACTGCTGGATCAGTTCTATGAGAAACGACGGCTCCTCATTATCTCGGCCCCAACGGCTGCCAATCACAATTACCGCTTCCAGATGACTAACTTACAG cACGCTCAGTGTGGACTCGACCTCAGGCACGTCACAGTAATTGAGCTTGTTGGGACTTACCCAGCTCAGATTGGCAGGATTCGACACAGGCTGCTCCCTCCACCACTGGCCCTGCAGCTCAG GTTACTCCTCCGGATTTCTCAAAGGTCTTTCCAAATGGTGCTGGTCGATAAGCAGGGCATGGACAAGCAACGCTACCCGTTCCCGATCACAGCGGCTGAATTATTCACCACTATTGACACCTTCCCCCTCCGCAAGGACGAGATGGTGCTACAGCAGGAAGCGGGCCAGAACTGTCAATAA
- the srpx gene encoding sushi repeat-containing protein SRPX isoform X2, with product MGSRCKIRCKQGYESQSSEVVCMASKHWSSNYACREIRCPKLNMPANGGYKCSDGSYFNSRCEFFCSPGFSLKGHKTATCQHNKAWSAEVPTCVDMENPKIKCPNLKDKWAEPGKLTARMTWDKPEGVDTADGILTDVILKGKPSKSDFPEGLHKMSYTVFDRAGNKGSCRFTVRVRVRRCSSLFPPDNGYMKCGSDGDNYGATCEFTCTGGYELQGSAARVCQYGFTWSGTDTTCAAMNINVGVRTPAALLDQFYEKRRLLIISAPTAANHNYRFQMTNLQHAQCGLDLRHVTVIELVGTYPAQIGRIRHRLLPPPLALQLRLLLRISQRSFQMVLVDKQGMDKQRYPFPITAAELFTTIDTFPLRKDEMVLQQEAGQNCQ from the exons ATGGGGTCTCGCTGTAAAATCCGCTGCAAGCAGGGATATGAGTCCCAGAGCTCCGAGGTGGTGTGTATGGCCAGCAAACACTGGTCCTCCAACTACGCCTGCCGCG AGATCCGCTGTCCCAAGCTGAACATGCCCGCTAACGGCGGCTACAAGTGTTCGGACGGCTCTTACTTCAACTCTCGCTGTGAGTTCTTCTGCTCCCCCGGATTCAGTCTGAAGGGCCATAAGACGGCAACCTGCCAGCACAACAAGGCATGGAGTGCTGAAGTCCCCACCTGTGTTG ATATGGAAAATCCAAAAATCAAGTGTCCTAATCTAAAGGATAAGTGGGCAGAACCAGGAAAACTGACAGCGAGGATGACCTGGGACAAACCAGAGGGTGTAGACACTGCAGATGGCATCCTTACAGA TGTTATCCTGAAAGGGAAACCTTCAAAATCAGACTTCCCAGAGGGGCTCCATAAGATGTCCTACACTGTGTTTGACCGTGCAGGGAACAAAGGATCCTGTCGCTTCACTGTCAGAGTGCGAG TGCGCCGCTGCAGCTCACTGTTTCCCCCAGACAACGGTTATATGAAGTGTGGCAGTGACGGCGACAACTACGGTGCCACTTGTGAGTTCACTTGCACCGGCGGCTACGAGCTGCAGGGCAGCGCTGCCAGAGTGTGTCAGTATGGATTCACCTGGTCTGGCACAGACACAACCTGCGCTG CCATGAACATTAACGTGGGAGTGCGCACGCCTGCTGCACTGCTGGATCAGTTCTATGAGAAACGACGGCTCCTCATTATCTCGGCCCCAACGGCTGCCAATCACAATTACCGCTTCCAGATGACTAACTTACAG cACGCTCAGTGTGGACTCGACCTCAGGCACGTCACAGTAATTGAGCTTGTTGGGACTTACCCAGCTCAGATTGGCAGGATTCGACACAGGCTGCTCCCTCCACCACTGGCCCTGCAGCTCAG GTTACTCCTCCGGATTTCTCAAAGGTCTTTCCAAATGGTGCTGGTCGATAAGCAGGGCATGGACAAGCAACGCTACCCGTTCCCGATCACAGCGGCTGAATTATTCACCACTATTGACACCTTCCCCCTCCGCAAGGACGAGATGGTGCTACAGCAGGAAGCGGGCCAGAACTGTCAATAA